One genomic window of [Clostridium] scindens ATCC 35704 includes the following:
- a CDS encoding lysophospholipid acyltransferase family protein yields MIRFIFVVLFLGLYLVLGIPVLGVEWLIGKFNKKACDYQSLRMVQWAFKVILKISGVHVTVIGEENIPDEPVLFIGNHRSYFDILLTYSRCQRLTGYIAKKEMLKYPLLRDWMKRLYCLFLDRDNPKEGLKTILTAIDYVKKGVSICIFPEGTRNDGEELSILPFHNGSFKIAEKTGCAIVPMSMNNTISIFEKQFPRIKKVHVILEYGKPIYPKDLDKETRKHIGDYCQDIILETIKKNQALV; encoded by the coding sequence ATGATAAGATTTATATTTGTAGTTCTATTCTTAGGTCTTTACCTGGTACTTGGAATACCCGTGCTCGGAGTCGAGTGGCTAATTGGAAAATTCAATAAGAAGGCCTGCGATTACCAAAGCCTGCGGATGGTACAATGGGCTTTTAAGGTGATTCTTAAAATATCCGGCGTGCATGTGACCGTGATTGGCGAGGAGAATATTCCGGATGAGCCCGTGCTTTTTATCGGCAACCATAGAAGTTACTTTGACATTCTGCTTACTTATTCCCGCTGCCAAAGGCTCACCGGATATATTGCCAAGAAGGAGATGCTTAAGTATCCCCTGCTGCGGGACTGGATGAAGCGGCTGTACTGTCTTTTCCTTGACAGGGATAACCCGAAGGAAGGCCTTAAGACGATCCTGACTGCCATTGATTATGTAAAGAAAGGCGTCTCTATCTGTATCTTTCCGGAAGGAACCCGCAATGACGGCGAGGAACTCAGCATCCTTCCCTTCCATAACGGCTCTTTTAAGATTGCCGAGAAGACCGGGTGCGCGATCGTTCCCATGTCCATGAACAACACCATCTCCATCTTCGAGAAGCAGTTTCCGAGAATCAAGAAGGTGCACGTAATCCTGGAATATGGCAAGCCGATCTATCCAAAGGATCTCGACAAGGAGACCCGCAAGCATATCGGGGACTATTGCCAGGATATCATATTAGAAACAATCAAAAAGAACCAGGCGCTTGTATAA
- a CDS encoding amino acid ABC transporter permease, protein MDWVFTGDLLEAMMKALPVTLSLTGISFTLALVLAILIAIVEYFKVPILDRIFSLYVSFFRGTPLIPQLFLLYFGIPTFVPALRNVSAYSVCVVGLTLNSAAYMKEVVRGSLLSVPEGQKEAALAHGMSSMQTMFRIVLPQAARVAIPSLFNNLVDIVKGTSMAFTIGVIEITAAANLRAAVTFNYFEAYMVLMLLYWVIILILERFETVIEKYFEKTRTR, encoded by the coding sequence ATGGATTGGGTATTTACAGGTGATTTACTGGAAGCTATGATGAAAGCCCTTCCAGTAACATTATCTTTGACGGGGATTTCGTTTACATTAGCATTGGTATTGGCAATTTTAATTGCTATAGTAGAATATTTTAAAGTACCAATTTTGGATAGGATATTTTCATTGTATGTTTCCTTTTTTCGTGGCACACCTTTGATTCCGCAATTGTTTCTTCTATATTTTGGAATTCCTACGTTTGTACCGGCATTAAGGAATGTATCAGCATACTCTGTTTGTGTTGTGGGTTTGACGTTAAATTCAGCGGCATATATGAAAGAAGTGGTCAGAGGATCACTTCTTTCTGTTCCAGAAGGGCAAAAAGAGGCGGCATTAGCGCATGGAATGTCTTCAATGCAGACAATGTTCCGGATCGTTCTGCCTCAGGCGGCAAGGGTGGCAATTCCATCATTATTTAACAATCTTGTTGATATTGTTAAGGGCACATCAATGGCATTTACTATAGGAGTAATTGAAATCACAGCAGCGGCAAATTTAAGAGCGGCAGTAACATTTAATTATTTTGAAGCATATATGGTTCTTATGCTCTTATATTGGGTTATCATCCTGATTCTTGAAAGATTTGAAACTGTAATAGAAAAATATTTTGAAAAGACACGCACGAGATAG
- a CDS encoding UDP-N-acetylmuramoyl-tripeptide--D-alanyl-D-alanine ligase, protein MKNLTLENITKACKGVYHGDESKLGREVGGVVIDSRKVQKDYLFVAIDGENVNAHQFIPDTIEKGALCVISHEDLGDTDFSYILVESTGQALLDIAKLYRDSFDVKVVGITGSVGKTSTKEMIASVVAQKYKVHKTIGNFNNEWGLPLTIFELNEDHQVAILEMGVNHFGEMRRLSSVASPDICVITNIGVAHLEFFKTREGILQEKSKMIQDMKDGGTIIFNGDDDLLSQAGPIKGATPILFGLGDNCQFYADNIQPMGLRGTSCTIHLPDEYSFECVVPLPGTHMISNALAGAAVGYTLHLTSEEIKAGIEGLPSIPGRNNIIKTDRLIILDDCYNANPVSMKAAIDVLDMAIGRKVAVLGNMGELGNNEKVLHREVGEYAAAHGIDLVCGIGHLAKELVDGATNGSSSTRGLWFENKADFLDAMKDLIKDGDNVLVKASHGMDLTTIVEALKNI, encoded by the coding sequence ATGAAGAACCTTACCCTAGAAAACATTACCAAAGCCTGTAAAGGCGTCTATCACGGAGACGAAAGCAAGCTGGGCAGGGAAGTAGGAGGAGTAGTGATCGATAGTCGGAAGGTACAGAAGGATTATCTGTTCGTCGCAATAGACGGCGAGAATGTCAATGCCCATCAGTTCATCCCTGATACTATAGAAAAAGGCGCATTATGCGTCATTTCCCACGAAGACCTTGGAGATACGGATTTCTCTTACATCCTGGTAGAATCCACCGGACAAGCGCTTCTTGATATTGCCAAACTGTACCGGGATTCCTTTGACGTCAAGGTTGTGGGAATTACCGGAAGCGTGGGAAAGACAAGCACCAAAGAGATGATCGCTTCTGTAGTCGCCCAGAAATATAAGGTACACAAGACCATTGGCAACTTCAATAACGAGTGGGGACTTCCTCTTACAATCTTTGAATTGAACGAAGATCATCAGGTGGCCATACTGGAAATGGGCGTCAACCATTTCGGCGAGATGCGCCGCCTCTCTTCGGTTGCCAGCCCGGATATCTGCGTCATTACCAATATCGGCGTTGCGCACCTGGAATTCTTCAAGACCCGCGAAGGCATTCTCCAGGAGAAGTCGAAGATGATTCAGGATATGAAGGATGGCGGAACCATCATATTTAACGGAGACGATGACCTTCTCTCGCAGGCTGGCCCAATCAAAGGCGCCACTCCTATACTTTTCGGACTTGGAGATAACTGCCAGTTCTATGCTGACAATATCCAGCCCATGGGGCTTAGAGGAACCTCCTGCACGATCCATCTGCCGGATGAATACTCCTTTGAATGCGTCGTTCCCCTGCCAGGCACCCACATGATCTCCAATGCATTGGCAGGCGCGGCAGTAGGCTATACCCTTCATCTGACTTCCGAAGAGATCAAGGCCGGAATCGAAGGGCTGCCTTCCATCCCGGGACGCAACAACATCATCAAGACGGATCGCCTGATCATCCTGGACGACTGCTACAATGCCAATCCGGTATCCATGAAGGCCGCTATCGACGTTCTGGATATGGCCATTGGACGAAAAGTTGCCGTCCTTGGCAACATGGGCGAACTTGGAAATAACGAGAAAGTACTTCACCGGGAAGTAGGCGAATACGCTGCTGCCCACGGCATCGACCTGGTATGCGGGATCGGCCACCTGGCAAAGGAACTGGTAGACGGCGCCACAAACGGTTCTTCCTCTACCCGGGGACTTTGGTTCGAGAACAAGGCGGACTTTCTGGATGCCATGAAAGATCTCATTAAAGACGGCGACAACGTACTGGTCAAAGCCTCCCATGGCATGGATCTGACAACGATCGTGGAAGCGCTGAAAAATATATAG
- a CDS encoding helix-turn-helix domain-containing protein gives MPNTIKSRPICGSPVHSVFTGKDKYLRLQKHTISDITPPICENESLFILVNSGRGTITINGVEFPFEQGTFVWLQSYHTFTIKADSDDPLELSICVYDYPLSSFLALREPSPDTVDAIMVALPVIRLEGEYLQKIRDLYDEFEKEDSCFDPGSSLIKVSILGQFSYFFIKHSIRQNQEDQSRDWPLGWQATLYIGSHFAEDITAESVAERFSTSASTLNRELRNISGYNFAHTLNRVRVNIASGALLYEDMSLSYVAEHSGFSSEVAFYRIFKKYTGTTPLEYRKQMLESGEKVYRGMIMSQMLMDVLNHSYASFSSPIDIKDTSKSLYLSESVIRELVQEKFGASYKDITVLTRLRHAAALLLTTNLPVLDIAVNVGFNCSRSFSRAFHKLYQMTPGEYRSLNRGGENQ, from the coding sequence ATGCCAAACACAATAAAATCCAGGCCGATATGTGGCAGCCCTGTCCATTCGGTCTTTACCGGAAAGGACAAATATCTGCGCCTGCAGAAGCATACCATCAGCGACATCACCCCGCCCATCTGTGAGAACGAATCCTTGTTCATACTGGTGAATTCCGGACGCGGCACAATCACGATCAATGGCGTAGAATTCCCATTTGAACAGGGTACCTTCGTCTGGCTTCAGTCGTACCACACGTTCACGATCAAGGCGGATTCCGACGATCCCCTTGAGTTGTCCATCTGCGTGTATGACTATCCGCTCTCTTCCTTTCTGGCGCTCAGGGAGCCAAGCCCTGATACGGTGGATGCCATTATGGTCGCCCTCCCCGTTATCCGGCTGGAAGGAGAATATCTGCAAAAGATCCGGGATTTATACGATGAATTTGAAAAGGAAGATTCCTGCTTCGACCCTGGCAGTTCCCTGATAAAGGTCTCTATTCTCGGACAGTTTTCATACTTTTTCATCAAGCACAGTATCCGTCAAAACCAGGAAGACCAGAGCCGGGACTGGCCTCTTGGATGGCAGGCAACTCTTTATATCGGCTCCCATTTTGCCGAGGACATTACGGCCGAGAGCGTGGCTGAGCGCTTCTCTACCAGCGCCTCTACGCTGAACCGGGAACTGCGCAATATCAGCGGCTACAACTTTGCCCACACGCTGAATCGCGTACGGGTAAACATTGCTTCCGGCGCGCTTCTCTACGAAGATATGTCACTGTCGTACGTGGCCGAGCATTCCGGATTCTCCTCGGAAGTTGCCTTTTATCGCATCTTTAAGAAATATACTGGGACGACGCCTCTGGAATACCGCAAGCAGATGCTGGAGAGCGGGGAGAAAGTATACCGGGGCATGATCATGAGTCAGATGCTGATGGATGTGCTGAATCACTCCTATGCAAGCTTTTCATCTCCCATCGACATCAAGGATACCTCCAAATCCCTTTATCTGTCCGAGAGCGTTATCCGGGAACTGGTCCAGGAGAAATTCGGCGCTTCCTACAAGGACATCACCGTCCTTACCAGGCTGCGGCATGCTGCCGCCCTTCTGCTTACCACGAATCTTCCGGTGCTGGATATTGCGGTTAATGTGGGATTCAACTGCAGCCGCTCCTTTTCCAGGGCCTTTCATAAACTCTATCAGATGACGCCTGGCGAATACCGAAGTCTCAACCGGGGAGGTGAAAACCAATGA
- a CDS encoding YcxB family protein: MTPVYEVRTKHTEQVLKDFISFKEAERNAHITFRIVMLGICDVTLAYLGKGSALTYIFGILAVLTFAFALARKPIGVRRLAKADKNYQNQSEIHFIFGESEFRIENPDAGDPQRVKYGEVAFMYTDNKYYYINVNNEDMHMIPKEDFTLGSPEGFYDFIMDKTGKQLKPLKLTWKMKTSILKQAWMEVQSQKNTDKK, from the coding sequence ATGACCCCAGTTTATGAAGTAAGGACAAAACATACAGAGCAAGTTCTGAAAGATTTTATCTCATTTAAAGAAGCTGAAAGGAATGCGCATATCACTTTCCGTATCGTGATGCTTGGTATCTGCGACGTTACCCTGGCGTATCTGGGAAAGGGATCTGCGTTGACCTATATATTCGGGATCCTGGCAGTTCTGACATTTGCGTTTGCGCTGGCAAGAAAGCCTATCGGCGTACGCCGGCTGGCTAAGGCAGACAAGAATTATCAGAACCAGAGCGAGATACACTTTATCTTTGGAGAGAGCGAATTTCGGATAGAGAATCCGGATGCAGGGGATCCGCAGAGGGTCAAGTATGGAGAAGTGGCGTTCATGTATACGGATAACAAGTACTATTATATTAATGTTAACAACGAAGACATGCATATGATTCCCAAGGAAGATTTCACGCTTGGCAGTCCAGAAGGATTCTACGATTTTATCATGGATAAGACCGGAAAGCAGCTGAAGCCTTTGAAACTTACCTGGAAGATGAAGACCAGCATACTAAAGCAGGCATGGATGGAAGTCCAGAGCCAGAAGAATACAGATAAGAAATAG
- a CDS encoding Cof-type HAD-IIB family hydrolase, with translation MNYQILALDLDGTLTNSSKEISEPTLKALIEIQEQGKKVVLASGRPTNGVAPLAEQLRLGDYGSYILSFNGGRITNCQTKEIIYNKTLPMDCAKPIYDMVLEYKDQGLDLVTYTPDALISGICPNKYTELESRINHMPIIRVDDFLSHIKEAPNKFLITGDSAVISKIQKKIIARFRSYLSVYCSDPFFLEIMPSGIDKAHSLLRLLTSSGLTADEMICCGDGYNDITMIETAGLGVAMANAQPAVLEKADFVTKSNDEDGVLHVINQFMR, from the coding sequence ATGAATTATCAGATTCTGGCACTGGATCTGGACGGAACACTTACCAACTCAAGCAAAGAGATATCAGAGCCGACATTAAAGGCATTGATCGAAATACAAGAACAGGGAAAGAAAGTAGTTCTGGCGAGCGGACGCCCCACCAATGGCGTGGCCCCTCTTGCCGAGCAGCTTCGCCTTGGGGATTACGGCAGTTACATTCTCTCCTTCAACGGAGGGCGCATTACCAACTGCCAGACCAAAGAAATCATATACAACAAGACGCTCCCGATGGACTGCGCCAAGCCCATATATGACATGGTCTTGGAATATAAGGATCAGGGGCTGGATCTTGTCACCTATACGCCGGACGCCCTGATCTCCGGCATCTGCCCTAATAAGTATACGGAACTGGAATCGCGCATCAATCATATGCCCATTATCCGGGTTGACGACTTCCTTTCTCATATCAAAGAAGCGCCGAACAAGTTCCTGATTACCGGCGATTCTGCTGTCATAAGCAAGATTCAGAAGAAGATCATCGCCCGTTTTCGCTCTTACTTAAGCGTATACTGCTCCGATCCGTTCTTTCTGGAGATCATGCCTTCTGGCATCGATAAGGCCCATTCGCTTCTCCGCCTTTTGACCAGCAGCGGCCTTACGGCGGATGAGATGATCTGCTGCGGCGATGGATACAACGATATCACAATGATCGAGACGGCCGGACTTGGCGTCGCCATGGCCAATGCACAGCCTGCCGTATTGGAAAAGGCGGATTTTGTCACAAAGTCCAACGACGAAGACGGCGTGCTTCATGTAATCAATCAGTTTATGCGATAA
- a CDS encoding GNAT family N-acetyltransferase, translating into MDCKEKMDTTNTKHMVEIRDLHKRFGDLEVLRGINLNIKKGEVVAIIGSSGTGKSTLLRCLNYLEKPDKGRITIGDIAIDAEKCTKKEVQRLRKHSAMIFQSYNLFLNKDVLHNVMEPLISSLRMNGEDARKRALYYLEQVGMGGKTKQYPATLSGGQQQRVAIARSLAVLPNILLLDEPTSALDPEWVQEVLEVIRDLASKHFTMIIVTHEMTFAKEVANRIVFMDNGIIVEEGTPEEIFRHPKNLRTKDFLKLSKPDEFTIIHSMQFEAMLPMFIRTGLEYSLEEKAPEGLLTCIEVIERETGNRVGGAALAYAHDVFIIKAVAIEQAYQGKGLGTMVVKDAIKEAQGRGAVKIFLVAKVPEFYKKLGFQVVDQQSASDISTCYLCSRYHNGCDSEIMMKEI; encoded by the coding sequence ATGGATTGCAAAGAAAAAATGGATACGACAAATACGAAGCATATGGTAGAAATTAGAGATCTTCATAAGCGGTTTGGCGATTTGGAGGTTTTACGGGGGATTAATCTTAACATAAAAAAGGGAGAGGTTGTTGCAATTATAGGCTCATCAGGTACTGGCAAATCAACACTGCTTAGATGTCTGAACTATCTGGAAAAACCGGATAAAGGAAGAATTACGATTGGAGATATAGCAATAGATGCAGAAAAGTGTACAAAAAAAGAAGTTCAAAGGCTTAGGAAACACTCGGCAATGATTTTTCAGAGTTATAATCTATTCTTGAATAAGGATGTGTTGCATAATGTGATGGAGCCTTTGATTTCTTCGTTAAGGATGAATGGAGAAGATGCCAGAAAAAGGGCACTGTATTATCTTGAGCAGGTTGGTATGGGCGGTAAGACGAAACAATATCCCGCAACACTTTCTGGAGGTCAACAACAACGAGTCGCAATTGCGCGCTCTCTTGCAGTTCTGCCAAACATTTTACTGTTGGATGAGCCTACCTCAGCATTAGATCCGGAATGGGTGCAAGAGGTTCTGGAAGTGATTAGAGATTTGGCATCCAAACACTTTACAATGATTATCGTAACGCATGAAATGACATTTGCTAAGGAGGTAGCAAATCGGATTGTCTTTATGGACAATGGAATTATAGTTGAAGAAGGTACACCGGAAGAGATCTTTAGACATCCAAAGAACTTAAGAACAAAAGATTTCTTAAAGTTAAGTAAGCCAGATGAGTTTACAATTATTCATTCCATGCAGTTTGAAGCAATGCTGCCAATGTTTATTCGTACGGGATTAGAATATAGCCTGGAGGAAAAGGCGCCAGAGGGCTTATTGACTTGTATTGAAGTTATTGAAAGAGAGACAGGGAATCGTGTTGGTGGTGCTGCACTGGCATATGCACATGATGTGTTTATTATAAAGGCGGTTGCCATAGAGCAGGCATATCAAGGAAAGGGACTTGGAACAATGGTGGTAAAGGATGCGATCAAGGAGGCGCAAGGCAGAGGGGCTGTGAAGATATTCCTTGTTGCAAAAGTACCCGAATTCTATAAAAAGCTTGGGTTTCAAGTAGTTGACCAACAAAGTGCATCAGATATATCTACCTGTTATTTGTGTTCGAGATATCACAATGGTTGTGATTCGGAGATTATGATGAAAGAGATATAG
- a CDS encoding D-alanine--D-alanine ligase family protein, with protein sequence MKIIVLAGGLSPERDVSLISGAGICRTLREKGHKAYLLDVFFGLPYDPDKLEEVFDLPGGGLEIAEGIKTTTPDLEALRASRPDQSDCYLGPNVIDLCRIADITFMGLHGSVGENGKLQATFDILGIKYTGPNSFGCALSMDKLVAKQIFKRSGVPTPRGTSLNRNTKDTPLEKLGYYLPLVIKPCSGGSSIGVYIVHTEEEYREAIRCSFDVNHEDEVVIEPYIKGREYACSIIAGKALPLIEIIPKDGIFNYENKYQDGGAQELCPPVSLDDKTQAKIQRAGEKAFRVLHMDVYARADFIVDETDGKFYCLEMNGLPGMTPASLIPKSARAIGVDYGDLCELIIEESMKTRYQD encoded by the coding sequence ATGAAAATTATTGTTTTAGCAGGAGGACTCAGCCCTGAACGCGACGTGTCGCTCATATCAGGCGCCGGTATTTGCAGAACTCTGAGAGAAAAAGGGCACAAGGCATATCTGCTGGATGTGTTCTTCGGATTACCTTATGATCCCGATAAACTGGAAGAGGTATTCGACCTGCCTGGCGGCGGGCTTGAGATCGCAGAGGGCATCAAGACTACCACGCCTGACCTTGAAGCGCTGAGGGCTTCGCGCCCGGACCAGTCCGACTGTTACCTTGGCCCGAATGTTATCGACCTATGCCGTATTGCTGACATAACATTTATGGGGCTTCACGGCTCTGTTGGAGAAAATGGGAAACTCCAGGCAACTTTCGATATTCTTGGAATCAAGTATACAGGTCCCAATTCCTTTGGTTGTGCCCTGTCCATGGATAAACTGGTTGCCAAGCAGATCTTCAAGCGTTCCGGCGTGCCTACGCCAAGAGGCACTTCCCTGAACCGTAACACCAAGGATACTCCCCTTGAGAAGCTGGGCTACTACCTGCCGCTTGTCATAAAGCCATGTTCCGGCGGTTCCAGCATCGGAGTATATATTGTTCATACAGAGGAGGAATATCGGGAAGCCATCCGCTGCTCCTTTGATGTAAATCACGAAGACGAAGTCGTCATCGAGCCTTATATCAAAGGACGTGAGTATGCCTGCAGCATCATCGCAGGAAAGGCCCTTCCGCTGATCGAGATCATTCCAAAAGACGGAATCTTCAATTACGAGAATAAGTATCAGGACGGCGGCGCTCAGGAACTCTGTCCGCCGGTATCCCTGGATGATAAGACTCAGGCAAAGATCCAGCGTGCGGGCGAGAAGGCTTTTCGGGTGCTGCACATGGATGTCTATGCCCGCGCCGACTTCATTGTCGATGAGACGGATGGAAAGTTCTACTGTCTGGAAATGAACGGCCTGCCAGGCATGACTCCGGCCAGTTTGATTCCCAAATCAGCCAGAGCCATCGGAGTGGATTATGGCGACCTGTGCGAGTTAATTATTGAAGAATCCATGAAAACACGCTACCAAGACTAG
- a CDS encoding nicotinate phosphoribosyltransferase — protein sequence MNRQDLTLLTDLYELTMMQGYYAKGQNEKVIFDVFFRQNPSNNGYSVCAGLDQVIDYIKNLNFTYEDVDYLRGLGIFNEDFLHYLSGFHFSGDIYAIPEGTVIFPKEPILKVIAPIMEAQLVETAILNIINHQSLIATKTSRVVFAANGDGIMEFGLRRAQGPDAGLYGARAAMIGGCVGTSNVLAGKLFDVPVMGTHAHSWIMSFPDEYTAFKNYADMYPDNCTLLVDTYDTLKSGVPNAIRVFQEFKEAGKPFKKYGIRLDSGDLAYLSKEARKMLDEAGFADASICASNDLDEYLLHDLKMQGAAIDSWGVGTNLITSKDCPSFGGVYKLAAIQSEEDGAFEPKIKISENTEKITNPGNKTIYRIYDKTTGKVKADLICFVGETFNTDEDMLLFDPIETWKKTKLSGGSYIMREILVPVFKNGACIYKSPSVMEIAEYCRNEKKTLWDETKRLFYPHQVYVDLSPKLYEVKKSLLDQMSMTD from the coding sequence ATGAACAGACAAGATCTAACTTTGCTGACAGACTTGTATGAATTAACGATGATGCAAGGATATTACGCAAAGGGACAGAACGAGAAGGTCATATTCGATGTATTCTTCCGCCAGAATCCCAGCAACAACGGCTATTCTGTTTGCGCCGGGCTTGATCAGGTCATTGATTATATCAAGAATCTGAACTTTACCTATGAGGACGTTGACTACTTAAGAGGCTTGGGAATCTTCAACGAAGACTTCCTGCATTACTTGAGCGGGTTCCATTTCAGCGGAGATATCTACGCGATTCCCGAGGGAACGGTAATCTTCCCAAAAGAGCCCATCCTAAAGGTAATTGCGCCGATTATGGAAGCACAGCTGGTAGAGACGGCAATTTTGAACATTATCAACCATCAGTCTCTGATCGCCACCAAGACCTCCCGCGTGGTATTTGCCGCCAATGGCGATGGTATCATGGAATTTGGATTAAGAAGGGCGCAGGGGCCGGACGCAGGCCTGTATGGAGCAAGGGCCGCTATGATCGGCGGATGCGTAGGAACCTCTAATGTTCTTGCTGGCAAGCTCTTTGATGTTCCGGTTATGGGAACCCATGCACACAGCTGGATTATGAGTTTCCCGGATGAATATACTGCTTTCAAGAACTATGCGGATATGTATCCGGATAACTGTACTCTTCTGGTAGATACCTATGATACATTAAAGTCCGGAGTCCCAAATGCAATCCGGGTATTCCAGGAGTTTAAAGAGGCTGGAAAGCCATTTAAGAAGTATGGCATCCGCTTAGACAGCGGCGACCTTGCCTATCTTTCCAAAGAAGCCCGCAAGATGCTTGACGAGGCAGGGTTTGCCGATGCATCCATCTGCGCTTCGAATGATCTGGACGAGTACTTGCTCCATGACTTGAAGATGCAGGGCGCTGCCATTGATTCCTGGGGCGTTGGAACAAACCTGATCACTTCCAAGGACTGCCCTTCTTTCGGCGGCGTATACAAACTTGCTGCCATCCAGTCAGAGGAGGATGGCGCATTCGAGCCTAAGATAAAGATATCGGAAAATACAGAAAAAATTACCAATCCTGGTAACAAAACCATCTATCGGATATATGATAAAACAACAGGCAAAGTAAAAGCCGACTTGATCTGCTTCGTTGGCGAGACATTTAACACGGATGAGGATATGCTTCTCTTCGATCCCATCGAGACTTGGAAAAAGACGAAGCTTTCGGGCGGCTCTTACATCATGCGCGAGATTCTGGTACCGGTATTCAAGAATGGAGCGTGCATATACAAGTCTCCGTCAGTAATGGAGATCGCCGAATACTGCAGGAATGAAAAGAAGACACTGTGGGATGAGACCAAGCGTCTCTTCTATCCGCATCAAGTATACGTGGATCTATCCCCTAAGCTTTATGAAGTGAAGAAATCCTTGTTGGATCAAATGAGCATGACAGACTAG
- a CDS encoding transporter substrate-binding domain-containing protein, translating to MNKKAISILLCFGMCITMLAGCNQKDSSKETEEQSSKDEKVIKVGCEATTPGWIQTDKKGELSGYDYDVWTEIGERTGYKIEYKIMEWDGMWSMFDDGRLDSIGEQISYTTERAQKYNMSEPYAYNIYSLLCAKDNGELQSMDDLKDGMTIACESNTSDEIVLKAIEDEYGVTLKPTYFDGMSVQEVALGRCDLWPRARTSCETTIEEVDNLKILGDTNRVETNIYPFAKTDEGKELCGMVSKTIKEMKADGTLKKLSEKWFDTDITVQPENTEVLE from the coding sequence ATGAATAAGAAGGCAATCAGTATCCTGTTGTGTTTCGGAATGTGTATAACGATGCTTGCAGGATGTAATCAAAAGGATTCTTCGAAAGAAACCGAGGAACAGTCAAGTAAAGATGAAAAAGTGATCAAAGTAGGATGTGAAGCGACAACACCTGGGTGGATTCAGACCGATAAAAAGGGTGAGTTATCTGGTTATGATTATGATGTATGGACAGAAATCGGTGAAAGAACAGGGTATAAGATTGAATATAAGATCATGGAATGGGATGGGATGTGGTCTATGTTTGATGATGGAAGATTGGATTCCATAGGAGAACAGATCTCTTATACGACGGAGAGGGCCCAGAAATATAACATGTCAGAGCCATATGCATACAATATTTATTCTTTGCTGTGTGCAAAGGATAACGGAGAACTACAGTCCATGGATGATCTAAAAGATGGCATGACAATTGCATGTGAATCTAATACCAGTGATGAGATTGTGCTAAAGGCTATTGAAGATGAATACGGTGTAACACTAAAGCCAACCTATTTTGATGGAATGTCTGTACAGGAGGTTGCCCTTGGAAGATGTGACTTATGGCCGAGAGCGAGGACTTCTTGTGAAACAACGATTGAGGAAGTTGATAATCTTAAAATATTAGGAGACACCAACCGTGTAGAAACAAATATTTATCCATTTGCCAAGACGGATGAAGGAAAAGAATTATGCGGTATGGTTTCGAAAACAATTAAAGAGATGAAGGCTGATGGAACATTAAAGAAGTTATCAGAGAAATGGTTTGATACGGATATTACTGTTCAGCCTGAGAATACGGAAGTTCTGGAGTAA